Genomic window (Arthrobacter sp. StoSoilA2):
TCGCCGCCGTGCTGGTGATCATTCTCTGCGTCCTCGCGCTTCTGGAATCTGCGCTCCGCGCCATCGGCCAACCGCCATGGCTTATTGACCCAAGCACGGCAGCGGAGCGAATCATCGCACTTCCGGCGGGCATGCCGCCTCTTCTGCTTGGCGCCAGCGGTGCTGTCATTGCCATGGTCGGACTCTTTTTCCTCCTTCACGCTGTTTTACCAGGCAGACGGGCCCGGCATTTGCTGCGGGACCCACGCACCGCCGTCGTCGTTGATGACGAAGTGCTGGCCTCGGCACTTGCTCGTCGTGCGCGGACTGCCGCCAACGTGACACCGGAACAGGTCATGGTGATTGTGTCCAGGCAGTCAGTGGTGGTCAACGTCCGGCCCACCTCCGGCAGCAGGGTCAGCGAGGAAGCCGTCCTACAAGCAGTGCAGTCCGAACTCGATGAAATGTCCCCCTTTCCCATGCCCACTGTTCGGGTGAACCTCTCTACGTCGGGGGTGGTCGGCGCATGAACGAAACACCGCGTGCCCTCAACCGGGTGCTTCTCTTCATCATTGGCGTGAAACTCCTGGCCGTTGGGCTGCTTCTTCTCCTGCTGGCGACTGTTCCGGCCGTAGCAACGTGGTGGCACGGCTGGGCCGCGGACATGTGGGCCCGTGCCGAGGATGCATTCCAGCGAACCCGGTTCCCCGGCCGTGAGGAAAGTTGGCTGTGGATTGTGGCCGGTGTGGTTTTGGTGGCCATCATTATTGCGATGGTCGCCTGGGTGTCGCAACAGGGTAAAGGCCGGGCCAACCTTCTGGTGGCCAGCGACGATGAGAGCCATGTGGACGGTGAGGTCCAGATCGGTGGCGGCGTCGCGGAACAGGCGCTCCGGGCAGCTTTGGCAGATCGGCCGGACCTCGCCGGCGCGTCTGTGGCCACGTATGAGGTCAAAGGCCAGCCCGGATTAAGGGTGCGCATCCAGCCCCGGCAGGGCGTGGCACCGCACCTCCTTGCCGCCGAAATTTCACGGCTGGTCGAAGCCCTGGACCTGGTGATCGGCAAGAAGACGCCCGTATTGGTCCATATGGCATCAGGGGCCCGTGCGAAATTTACAAAAGCTGAACGGGTTCGCTGACTGTCCTGGCTAATTTTGCCGAATATTTCACTCCGGGTGTTTTGCGTTGCGTAACCCGCGTGGATGCCAATAGTTTGAAAGTAGAGGGGGAAAACTCCCTGATGCGATTGATTGCTTTGCAGGGTAAATACCGGGAGTGATCAGCGTTCAACCGTCACGAAGGAGAGCACCATGAGTGAAGAAACCACGGGATCGGAAGCAGTGGAAGGCGCTGCGGGCAAGGCCAAGGATGTAGCTGGCGAGGCACTTGAAAATGCGAAGGAATTTGCCGGCGAGGCCGCTGAAAATGTCAAGGAGTTTGCTGGAGCGGCTGCAGAAAACGTCAAAGAATTCGCAGGCGATGCAGCAGAAAACGTCAAGGAATTTTTCGCCGGTGACGTGAGTGAGAATGCTAAGGAACTTGCTGGTGACGTTGCCGGGAAATCCAGGGAAATCGCCGGAGATGTTACCGAAAACGTGAAGGGTCTCGGCTCCAAGATCGCAGGCCTGTTCAAGGGCGGGAAGTAGCCCTAACCGCATGGTGCGGGGATGGCAGTTCAGGAACGTGGTGGACCGCACCTTATGAGCTGTCATCCCGCCTTGCGGCTCATCGGCGAACCCGCACATCCACGCCTAGTAGGCTGAGTTTCACACGCGATGGACGGGAGGCTCCAGTGGTCGGGAAAACTGCGACTGGTACGACTGCAACTGGGACGACGCTGGCCGGCGTGATGGCCGAGCTGGCCGCGCTGGAAGACCCGAGGTCGCGCGAGGTGAACGAAAAACACGGTGACGATCACGGTGTGAACCTCAGTAAATTGCGCGCGATTGCGAAGCGGTTGAAGATACAGCCGGAGCTTTCGCGCGAGCTTTGGGAGACCGATGACACCGCGGCGAAGCTGCTGGCACTGCTGATTTGCCGGCCTAAGTCGTACGGATCCGAAGATCTGGACACCATGCTGCGCGAGGCCCGAACACCCAAAGTCCATGACTGGCTCGTGAACTACGTGGTCAAGAAGAATCCGCACGCCGAAGAGCTGCGACTGGCCTGGTTTGCGGACAAGGATCCCTTGGTGGCGAGTGCCGGTTGGGCGCTGACCTCGGAGCGCGTCGTCAAGGATCCGGCCGGCCTGGACCTTACCGGGCTGCTGGATGCCATCGAGGAGGGGATGAAGGACGCCCCGGACCGCCTGCAGTGGGCGATGAACACCTGTCTTGCCCAGATCGGCATCGAACACCCGGAGTATCGCGCCCGCGCCTTGAGTATTGGTGAGCGCTTGGAGGTTCTGAAGGATTACCCAACTCCGCCCAACTGCACCTCTCCGTTCGCGCCTGCCTGGATCAACGAGATGGTGCGCCGGCAGCAACTGTCAGCAACCAGCTAGCCCCTGTTGCGGTGCATCATCCGGTACGTCAGTTCCGCGAGGAGTTCCTCGTCTGAAAGATGCGAGGCCCGGGCTATAGGGGCTGCCGGTACCATGACGCGAGGCCCCGGGGACTGCCGTGGCTCGTCGCTGCTGCGCATGTCGTCCGGAGTGATTTGGTCCGGAGCGAAGCTGGATTTTCCCTTGAGGACTTCAGACATGGATCCAGCGCGCCACCCCAGGGCGTGCTCGAGCTTGCGCTGATTGATTTCCTGGGTGCGGCGCGTACCGGATTCCAGCGTCCGTACAGTCTTGATTGCCGTCCCAGCCTGCTTGGCCAACTGCACCTGGCTCAGCCCCTGGGCCAGCCGTTCTTCTTTGATCAGGCGGCCGATAGTCTGGAGTGCTTCAAGTTCATCCACACTTCCCACTGTTGCATAGGCAATACTGGGCAAACAAATCTCATGACGTGCGTGTTGGACCCGCGACTTCCTCGTGCCCGTGGGGTGGCGGCCGCTGCAGGCGGCGGATTCAAGACGTCGACGACGGCGCCCGGCGATCGCTGCGGTGCAGTTCCGGCGCGATGCAAAGGTTACTTTGTATCGTTGTGGTTACGGTCGGTGTAAGCGCTTGCATTTCTATGGACAACCTCGCTAGTGTGAGGGCCACCACATCAATCGCGCCACGATTTTCTTGTACTCAGCGAGGAGTCTTCAGCATGAAAAAAACCAAGTACCTGCTCCCGGTCGCAGCGGCCGGCGTTCTGGCACTTACCATGTCCGCATGTAGCGGAAACAGCGGCGGCGGCGGAAGCACCGCGTCGGACGACTGTTCCGCATACGAAACCTACGGCAAGCACGACGGCAAGACAGTCTCCGTGTACTCCACGATCGTCGACGTCGAAGCGACAAACCTCGAGGAATCCTGGGCACAGTTCGAAAAGTGCACGGGCATTACGGTCAAGTACGAGGGCAGCAAGGAGTTCGAGACCCAGATCGGTGTCCGGGCCCAGTCCGGTACGGCCCCTGACGTAGCGATCTTCCCCCAGCCCGGTCTTCTGGCCACGCAGGCCAAGGCCGGTTACCTGAAGCCCGCTCCCAAGACTGTGTCCGATCTTGTGGACAAGAATTGGTCCGCAGACTGGAAGAAGTACGGCACGGTGGACGGCACGTTCTACGCCGCCCCTATGCTTGCGAACGTCAAGGGATACGTCTGGTACTCGCCCAAGACCTTCAAGGACAAGGGTTGGCAGGTCCCCAAGACGTGGGACGAAATGATGGACCTGACCAAGAAGATCGCCGACGACAAGACCATGAAGCCATGGTGTGCCGGATTTGAATCGGGCGAAGCCACGGGTTGGCCGGGTACCGACTGGATCGAGGACGTTGTCCTGCGTGCCGAAGGCCCGGAAGTCTATGACAAGTGGATCACGCACCAGATTCCGTTCAATGACCCCAAGATCGTCAACTCCTTCAACAAGGTTGGCGACATCCTCCTCAACCCGGATTACGTCAACGGCGGCTTCGGTGACCCACGCTCGATCTTGAGCACCGCGTTTGCCCAGGCTGGCCAGCCGGTTCTGGACGGACAGTGCGCCATGCACCACCAGGCATCGTTCCAGGCAGCCAACTGGCCTGCCGGTACCAACGTGGCCGAAGACGGCGACGTCTGGGCATTCATGACGCCTCCGGTGGATGAATCCAAGGGCACTGCCATCACCGGTGGTGGCGAGTCGGTTGCCGCTTACAAGGACACCCCTGAGGTCCAGGCATACCTGGCATTCATGGCTAGTGCGGACTTCGCCAACA
Coding sequences:
- a CDS encoding DNA alkylation repair protein, whose protein sequence is MAELAALEDPRSREVNEKHGDDHGVNLSKLRAIAKRLKIQPELSRELWETDDTAAKLLALLICRPKSYGSEDLDTMLREARTPKVHDWLVNYVVKKNPHAEELRLAWFADKDPLVASAGWALTSERVVKDPAGLDLTGLLDAIEEGMKDAPDRLQWAMNTCLAQIGIEHPEYRARALSIGERLEVLKDYPTPPNCTSPFAPAWINEMVRRQQLSATS
- a CDS encoding extracellular solute-binding protein: MKKTKYLLPVAAAGVLALTMSACSGNSGGGGSTASDDCSAYETYGKHDGKTVSVYSTIVDVEATNLEESWAQFEKCTGITVKYEGSKEFETQIGVRAQSGTAPDVAIFPQPGLLATQAKAGYLKPAPKTVSDLVDKNWSADWKKYGTVDGTFYAAPMLANVKGYVWYSPKTFKDKGWQVPKTWDEMMDLTKKIADDKTMKPWCAGFESGEATGWPGTDWIEDVVLRAEGPEVYDKWITHQIPFNDPKIVNSFNKVGDILLNPDYVNGGFGDPRSILSTAFAQAGQPVLDGQCAMHHQASFQAANWPAGTNVAEDGDVWAFMTPPVDESKGTAITGGGESVAAYKDTPEVQAYLAFMASADFANNRVKLGGAISANKGLAPNNAQSALDKQSIKLLQDPKTVFRFDGSDLMPSAVGSNSFWKGIVAWINGSSAQQVTDSIESSWPKG
- a CDS encoding helix-turn-helix transcriptional regulator gives rise to the protein MPSIAYATVGSVDELEALQTIGRLIKEERLAQGLSQVQLAKQAGTAIKTVRTLESGTRRTQEINQRKLEHALGWRAGSMSEVLKGKSSFAPDQITPDDMRSSDEPRQSPGPRVMVPAAPIARASHLSDEELLAELTYRMMHRNRG
- a CDS encoding DUF6286 domain-containing protein → MTQDQQTIIEPSDAGSGASPIAGEDPAMSRVLRRETHSSRAGAATIAAVLVIILCVLALLESALRAIGQPPWLIDPSTAAERIIALPAGMPPLLLGASGAVIAMVGLFFLLHAVLPGRRARHLLRDPRTAVVVDDEVLASALARRARTAANVTPEQVMVIVSRQSVVVNVRPTSGSRVSEEAVLQAVQSELDEMSPFPMPTVRVNLSTSGVVGA